A window of Streptomyces sp. NBC_01689 genomic DNA:
GGGCGCCGCGCTGGAGCGGATCCTCGGGGCACTGCGCACGATCAAGGCGTCCGGCGCCGAGCACCGTGAGGAGCGGGCCATCCACGCGGCGGCCGAGGAGTCCTGGCGGCAGAGCGTGCGGGCCGCCAAGTGGTCGGCGGCGGCGGGCAACACGGCGGGGCTGGCGATGCAGATCGCCTTCATCACGGTGCTGGCGGTGGGCGGCGCGCGGGTGGCGACCGGCGCCATCGGCGTCGGCACCCTGGTCGCGTTCCTCCTCTACGTGTTCTACCTCATGTCGCCGATCCAGCAGGTCGTCGGCGCGGTCACCCAGTACCAGACCGGTGCCGCGGCGCTCGCCCGGATCCAGGAGGCGCTGCGCCTGCCCGCGGAACCGGCATCGCTCCCCGCGCCGCTGCCCACGACCGGCTCGGCGCCCGCCTCGCTCGCCTTCGACGACGTCCGTTTCCGGTACGCCGACGATCTGCAGTACGTCCATCACGGCGTGACCTTCGCCGTGCCGGCCCGCGGCATGACGGCCTTCGTGGGCCCCTCGGGCGCGGGCAAGACCACCGTGTTCTCCCTCATCGAGCGGTTCTACGACCCCGAGTCCGGTGTCATCACGGTGGACGGGCGTCCGCTGGAGGACTGGAACCTGTCTCAGCTGAGGTCCGCCATCGGGTACGTGGAGCAGGACGCCCCGGTCCTGTCGGGTTCGCTGCGGGACAATCTGCTGCTCGGCAACCCGGAGGCCGACGAGGCGGAGCTGACCCGGGTGGTCGGGACGACGCGGCTGGACACGCTGGTGGACCGGCTGCCGCGTGGTCTGGACACGCTGGTCGGGCACCGCGGCACCAAGCTCTCGGGCGGTGAGCGCCAGCGCGTCGCGATCGGCCGCGCCCTGTTGCGCCGCCCCCGCCTGCTGCTCCTCGACGAGGCGACCTCGCAGCTGGACGCGGTGAACGAGGCGGCGCTGCGGGACACCGTGGCCGACGTGGCGCGTACGACGACGGTCCTGGTCGTGGCGCACCGGCTGTCCACCGTCACGATGGCCGACCGCATCGTCGTCATGGACGCGGGCCGGGTGCGCGCGGTGGGAACCCACCGGGAGCTCGTGGCGGGGGACCCGCTCTACGCCGAGTTGGCCGCCACGCAGTTCCTCGCCACGGCCGGCTGAGTCTCCGCGGCGCCGCACCGGGACCACCCGCCGCGGACCTCTTCACCGGGCGAACGGCGCCCGGACGCGGTCCTGCCCCCGGCACGGGTGCCGGGGGCAGGAGGGTGCGGGCGGGCGGTGCGGGCGGACCGGTCGGCGGTTCAGGCCTCGATGCCGGGGAGCAGCCCGGTGACGGGGGCCGCGAGGTCGGTGAGCTGGTGCAGCTGGTTGACGTCGTTGAGGTGGTTGAGCCCGGCCAGCTGGTTGGAGATGCGCGGGATGTCGCCGCGGTGCTCGGCCGGGAGACCACTCGTCGCGAGCGTGTCCAGTTCGGTGATCGGGTTCAGCCGTCCGGCGTCCGGGGCCTGGGGGGCGGCCGCCGAGGCCATCGGCGCGGCGAGGCCCGTGACACCGACGGCGAGACCGACGGCGGCGACGATACGTCGTGTTGAGATCATGTCCCAGCAACGGCACCCGGCCCCGCCCGGTCACGGCCGGGCCGCGCCGCTCACCCGTGAGGCTCACGGCGGGGGCTGGGCTTGCCGTGAGCTGTGCGGCGGAGGACTCTCGGAGGAGAGGCCCCTCACGGCCCGCTCCTCACCGGGCCGCGGCCTTTCGAGGAGGTTCATCCATGGGCACCACGGCAGGCCCCGCCTTCGACACCGAGGCGCTGCGCCGCGGCATCGAAGGACACGACGCGGCAAAACTGCTCGCGCTGTACGCGGACGACGCGGAGATGCGGATCGTCGACAGCAACACGCGGCCCAGCCACCCGATGGTGAAACACGGTCGTGGCGAGATCGCCGACCTGCTGAACGACGTCTGCGGCCGGGACATGACCCACACGCTCGACGAGTGTGTGGTCCAGGGCGACCACGTCGCCTTCACCGAGTCCTGCACCTATCCGGACGGCGTGCGGGTACTGGCCAGCTCGATGATGTCGCTGCGGGACGGCAAGATCGTCGAACAGACATTGCTGCAGGCATGGGACGAATAAGGAGGAACTGGCTGAAGGTCCAGGTGTCGTCCCGTCTGACCTGGACCTTCTCGGCCAAGGTGGCCATGGGGCGGTCCCGGTCCCCGCGGACCCGGCCGGTCACCGCGACGGGACTGCGCGTGTCGGCCTCGCTGCTGAGGTCCGCCCTGCGGGCGGCGCGCTCCCGCCCTCGTCCCCCCACCCCGTGTCCCGTCCGAACACGGGGTGCCCGGCGCCGGTGAGCCGTACCTCCGGCCGCCGACGGCCGTGGACCCGTGCGTGCGGGGACCGGCACGGGGCGGGGAGCCGGCGCGGTGCGGACGGCGGGGCGGGCCCGCTCCTGGTCCGGTGGCCTGACCCACCGGCTCCACCGGGGTGCGCGCTCAGCGCATCCACGCGCGGTACGACATCACGTCCCCGGACCGGACGCCGTCCTGCGGGTCGTCCTTCGTGACGGTGTCCTCCAGGCCGAGTACGGCGCCGGTCACCGGGTTCAGGATCAGCATCCGGCGCACGGCGTGCGCGGTGTCCTCGTACACGTACGCCTGTCCCGGGCGGCCCAGCCGGTCGGTGACCGCGCCGGCCGGACGCAGCCCCTTCGCGTCGGCGAGGAGCCGCGCCAGGGCCGCGTTCTCCCGCGAACCGAGGGTCCAGTTGTCCAGCAACTCGCTCACCGCGTCGAGGAGTTCGGACGTACCCAGCGGTCCGGTGCGGTCGAGTTCGTCGAGGTAGGCGCGCAGCCGTGCGGTGTCGTGCGGCGGAGCGGCCTGAGGCGGGGCGTCGCTCCAGCTGGGCGGGAAGGTCCGCCTGCTGAGGACGTGGCCGTCCTCGACGCTGCGCGGGACGGGGTCCGCTCCGGTGATGACGGGACGGCCCGGCCTGCGCGGGTCGGTGGCCACGACGAGTTCCGTGTGGCTTCCGTCCGGCTGCCAGCGGATCACCCGCTCCTCGGGCACCGTGACCGCGCGGCGGGCGTCGGGGCCCGAGGTCATGCTCAGGCTCCAGGTCTGCACGTGGGTGCCCTGGCGCAGCCGCTGGGAGCGGTCGGCGGCCGCCCGGGCGGCGATCCGGCCGAGCGGGACGGGGGTGGAACCGGACTCGATCCGCAGGGGCCGGGGTGCGGCGACCGCGGGGGCGGTGGCCGACCCCGACAGCAGGAGGGTCAGGACGGTCACCCCGACGGCGGCGGCCGTCCCGACGCTCAGGACCCAGCGGCGCAGCCGGCGGGGGCGCCCGCCGTGCAGGAGCCGGTTGAGGCGGCGCTCGGCGTGCTGGTCGAGCGGGCGGTCGTGGAAGCGTGCGTCGTCGGACGGCACCGGGTTGGCGCGGCGCAGGAGGTCGAGTTCATCAGCCACGGCCGTGCTCCTTCGGGGTGTCGTGGGAATGCGTCGCGGGGGCGGAGACCGCGGTGAGGTGCGAACGGTCGATCTCGGCCCTGAGCCGGCGGCGCGCGCGGTGCAGGCGCATCGCCGCGGCGCGGGTGCCGCAGCCGAGAGCGACGGCGACCTCGTCGACGCCGAGTTCCTCCCAGGCCGTGAGGCGCAGTATTTCCTGGTCCCCCGGTGAGAGCCGGGCCAGTGCCTCGTGGACCCAGTCGCCCGGCGAGCCGGAGTCGGGGCTCTCGACCACCTGTCTGCCGTGCGCGCTCTCGTCGTTGCCGAGCCGGTCCAGGAGTCTGCGGCGCCGTCCGTAGCCGCGTACGGCGTTGGCCAGGCAGTGGCGTGCCACTCCGTACAGCCAGGGCAGCGGGGACGGCGGCAGGTCCGACCGGCGCCGCCAGGCGACGGTGAAGACCTCCGCCACCACCTCCTCCACATCACCGCTCCGGCCGTCCAGTCGCCTCGCCACGTAGCGGCTGACCGCCCAGTAGTGCTCGCGATAGGCAGCGGCGAAGATCTCGTCGTTGCTCATGATCGGTATGTGTCCGGCAGTCCTTCGAACGTCACAGGCGTCGGTGTGACGCTCGTCGCTTGCCTCAAGTGTGACGCCGGCCCCGGGGCCGGACACAGGCGGGGCATGGAGAGCACCATTGTCACGACGCCGCCCGCGGCCGTTGCCGGGCGTCCGCGTCGTCCCGGATCGGCCGCGGTGAGATGGCTGACCACCACGGACCACAAGACGATCGGGACGCTGTACCTGGTCACGGCGTTCGGTTTCTTCTGCGTCGGCGGGGTGATGGCGCTGCTGATGCGCGCCGAGCTCGCGCGGCCCGGACTGCAGATCATGTCGAACGAGCAGTTCAACCAGGCGTTCACGATGCACGGCACGATCATGCTGCTGATGTTCGCGACGCCGCTGTTCGCGGGCTTCGCGAACTGGATCATGCCGCTGCAGATCGGCGCGCCCGACGTGGCGTTCCCGCGGCTGAACATGTTGGCCTACTGGCTCTACCTCCTCGGCTCGCTCATCGCGGTCGGGGGCTTCCTCACCCCGCAGGGCGCGGCCGACTTCGGCTGGTTCGCCTACGCGCCCCTGTCCGACGCGGTCCACTCACCGGGCGCGGGCGCCGACATGTGGATCATGGGTCTGGCGCTGTCCGGCTTCGGCACCATCCTCGGCGCGGTCAACTTCATCACCACGATCATCTGCATGCGCGCTCCCGGCATGACGATGTTCCGTATGCCGATCTTCGTGTGGAACGTGCTGCTGACCGGTGTCCTCGTCCTGCTGGCCTTCCCCGTCCTGGCGGCGGCCCTGTTCGCCCTGGAGGCGGACCGGAAGTTCGGGGCGCACGTCTTCGACGCGGCCAACGGCGGGGTGCTGTTGTGGCAGCACCTGTTCTGGTTCTTCGGGCATCCGGAGGTGTACATCATCGCGCTGCCGTTCTTCGGCATCATCTCCGAGGTCATCCCCGTCTTCTCGCGCAAGCCGATGTTCGGCTACATGGGCCTGATCGGCGCGACCATCGCGATCGCGGGCCTGTCCGTGACCGTGTGGGCGCACCACATGTACGTCACCGGCGGTGTACTGCTGCCGTTCTTCTCCTTCATGACGTTCCTCATCGCCGTACCGACCGGCGTGAAGTTCTTCAACTGGATCGGAACGATGTGGAAGGGCTCGCTGTCCTTCGAGACACCGATGCTCTGGGCGACCGGCTTCCTCATCACCTTCGTCTTCGGCGGTCTGACCGGCGTGATGCTCGCGTCGCCGCCGATCGACTTCCACGTCTCCGACTCGTACTTCGTGGTGGCGCACTTCCACTACGTGGTGTTCGGCACCGTGGTCTTCGCGATGTTCTCCGGCTTCCACTTCTGGTGGCCGAAGATGACGGGCAAGATGCTCGACGAGCGGCTCGGCAAGATCACCTTCTGGACGCTGTTCGTGGGCTTCCACGGCACGTTCCTCGTCCAGCACTGGCTGGGTGCGAACGGCATGCAGCGCCGCATCCCCGACTACCTCGCGGTGGAGGGCCTGACCACTCTCAACACGGTGTCGACCATCTTCTCGTTCCTGCTGGGCAGTTCCCTCCTGCCGTTCCTCTACAACGTCTGGAAGACCGCCAAGTACGGCGAGAGGGTCGAGGCCGACGACCCTTGGGGGTACGGCCGTTCACTGGAGTGGGCCACCTCCTGCCCGCCGCCGCGCCACAACTTCCACACCCTGCCGCGGATCCGCAGCGAGTCCCCCGCCTTCGACCTCCACCACCCGGAGACCGGCGCCGTGCGCCCTCTTCCGGAGACGGCGCGCGGAGGGTCGCGATGACCGCCATGGACGACCGCCCGCTCGATCCACGCGTCCTCATCGGCGAGTTGGAGGGTCATCTGCTGATCGAGGCCACCCGTGCCGAGGGGCGCGTGGCGGCGGCCCGCTTCGCCCGGTCCCTGGTCTGGCTGACGGACACCCAGCGGGAGGAGGTGGAGGCGTCCTATGCGGACGACTACCTGACGCTCACCCGCCGCTCCTGGGAGCGGACGGCGCTGCGCGGCCGAGAGTTGCGGGCCGAGTACGAGGCGGCCTACCGCGCGCTGCGGCACCGGCTGTGCGCCGCCTCCCTGCTCGGCGCCGCCGCCCTGGTCACGGTCCTGGTGGCACTCACCTCGGCGGGCGCGCGCTGACCGGCGGGGTACGGACGACAGAGGAGGCGGACCGGTGCGCGGGCCGTCCGGCGGCGCCGCGGCCTATTCCACCGCGGCCCAGTCGAGCGTCCGTCGCACCGCCTTCTTCCATCCCGCGTACCCCTCCTCACGCCGGTCCTCGGACCACCGGGGCTCCCAGCGCCTGGACTCCCGCCAGTGGGTGCGCAGTTCATCGGGGTCCCGCCAGAAACCGGTGGCCAGTCCGGCCGCGTAGGCGGCGCCCAGCGCGGTGGTCTCGGTGACGGCCGGGCGGCTGACGGGGACGCCGAGGACATCGGCCTGGATCTGCATGCAAAGGTCGTTGGCGGTCACACCGCCGTCGACCTTGAGCACGTCGAGGTGGACCCCGGAGTCCTGTTCCATCGCCTCGACGACGTCACGGCTCTGGTAGCAGATGGCTTCCAGGGTGGCCCGGGCCAGATGTCCGCCGTCGTTGTACCGGGCGAGGCCGACGATCGCGCCGCGGGCGTCGGAGCGCCAGTAGGGGGCGAACAGACCCGAGAACGCCGGGACGAAGTACACACCGCCGTTGTCCTCGACCGTACGGGCCAGCGTCTCGCTCTCGGCCGCGTTCTTGATGATCTTCATCTGGTCACGCAGCCACTGGACCGCGGAGCCGGTGACCGCGATGGGTGGGGAGCATCGCACGCGGGATGCCGAAGAAGCCCAGCAGTTCGTCGTCCCAGTCGGGGGTCTCCAGGTCCATCAGCATGGTGCGGCTCGCGTTGGTCACGTCGGTGGCGTGGACCCCTCCGTGCGGGCCGCCGGTGAGGTTCCACAGGACCCAGCAGTCCGTGGTGCCGAAGACGGCGTGGCCCTTCTCCGCCGCCTCGCGGACGCCGTTCACGTTCTCCAGGATCCACTGATCTTGCCGCCGGAGAAGTAGGTGGCCGGCGGCAGGCCGGACTTGCGGCGGATCACGTCGCCGCGGCCCGAGCGTTCCAGGGCCGCGGCGATGGAGTCGGTGCGGGTGTCCTGCCACACGATCGCGTTGCCGTAGGGACGGCCGTCGGGGGGGGTCCCAGACGACGGTGGTCTCGCGCTGGTTGGTGATGCCGATCGCCGCCAGGTCGGCCCCGGACAGGTCCCCGTGCCGCAGCGCGTGCTGGATCACCGCCTCGGTGCGTTCCCAGATCTCCACGGGGTCGTGCTCGACCCGGCCGGAGCGCGGCAGGATCTGGGTGTGTTCCAGCTGGTGTTTCGCCACCTCGCCGCCCGCCTGGTCGAAGACCATGAACCGGGTGCTGGTGGTCCCCTGGTCCAGCGCCGACGAAATCAGCCATGGGGTGCCGCCTTCTGCCGTGGTGTCAGGCCGTGAGGTGTCAGGCCTTGGAGGCAGGGACTCGGCCGGGAGGCTCGGGCTCCGCCGCGGGCAGGAACCTGCCGACGACGCCCTTGTACAGCGCCCCGCCGAGCAGACCGCCGACCAGCGGACCGATGATCGGCACCCAGAAGTAGAGGTTTCCGTACTGGTCCCGCCAGGCTCCGCGGTAGCCGGTGAGGAAACTGGCGAGCCGGGGACCGAAGTCGCGCGCCGGGTTGATGGCGTAACCCGCGTTGGTGCCCCACGCCATCCCGATGCCCACCACGACCAGACCGGTGATGAACGCGCCCAGGTTGGCGCCGGGCGGGGTGTTGAGCAGGTCCGTGATGGCGAGGATCAGGAGCAGCAGCAGAGCGGTACCGATGACCTGGTCGCGGAAGGCGCCCCACTCGTGGACCGGCAGGTTCGGGTTGCCGTTGGCGGGCAGGGTGGAGAACACCGTCTGGGTCTTCACGGTGTGACCGGGGTCCGCCTTCGCGAGGGCCTCGGTGTAGTTCCAGCGCACGAGCAGCGCCGCCACGAAAGCCCCCGCCGTCTGAGCCAGCGCGTACGGCGCCACCTTGCTCCAGGGGAATCCCTTGAACGCGGCCAGCGTCACCGTCACCGCGGGGTTGAGATGGGCGCCGCTGAGGCGTGCCGCGACATAGACACCCATGGTGACGCCGATGCCCCAGGCCCAGGAGATGCTGTCGTGGTCACCGAGTCCACCCGGCGGGGTCGTGAGGGCGCCGCCGGCGACCACCTGGGCCACCACCGCGCACCCGAAGAGGATGAGCACCATGGTGCCGACGAATTCGGCGGCCATCTCACCCACCAGGCCCAGCCTGTCGAACCGCTCCTTCATGGAAGCCCGCTTTCCCGCCGGCTCGGGACCGGCCGTCGACTGCCCGAGCTTGTCCGACCTCAGCATAGGGCGATCATCAGATACCCGCACTTACAGGCAGATATCGGGCGTGACAGGTGGTGACCCGGGGGACGGGCGGGGGTGTACCCGGTCTCGCCCGGGTCCGGCCCTCCGTGTCACGGTCACGGTCCGGCCCTCCGTGTCACGGTCACGGTCCGGCCCTCCGTGTCACGGTCCGGCCCTCCGGGTCGCGGTCTTACGGTCCGACCCTCCGGGTCACGTTCAGCAGGTACTCCTTGCGGTCGAGCGGGTTGAGATCGGTCCGCGGTCGCTCGGGGACCGTTCCCCCGGCGGCCGGCGCGTAGTGGTCGAAGGCGCATTCCCACTCGCCCTCGCCACGGGTCAGGCCAGGCAGCCGCTGCTGCAGCCCGTGCACCCGGGCGACCGGGACACTGCCCTCCAGCACGCACGCCGTTCCGCGCGTCTCGGTGGTGGCGGGCACGGCCTGCTCCCGCACCAGGAGCGGGAGCACCGCCCCCAGCGTGTCGGAGGGTACCTCCAGCCGGAAGCGGTCCATCGGCTCGTGGACCCGGGTGCCCGCCGCGCGCAGCGCATCCATCACCACCAGCGGGGTCACGCCCCGGAAGTCGGCGCCGGTGCTGGACATGCTCTTGTCGAAGCCCTGATGGGCGTGGCTCTGACGGGGCGAGTAGCCGCAGTGGGTCATCGTGACCGTGCAGTCGATTACCTGCCAGCCGTGGATGCCCTGGGCCAGGGTCTCGCGCACACTGTCCTCGACCGCCTTGAAGAACGCGTACGGCATCGCTCCGAGTTCGACCTCCAGCCGGAACTCCACGCCCGCGCCGGGCGGCGCCGGATCGACGCGCAGCCCGACGGTCGCGAGAAAGGGGTTGGGGTCCTTCCCGTTGAACTCGACCGCCGTGCCGCTGCCCACCAGCCGCTCGACGCACAGCGGTGTCGTCTCCCGGAACAGGACGTCGACACCGAACTCGTCGGCGAGCGTGGCCTGCAGGACCTCCTTCTGCACCTCGCCGTAGAGCGACACGGAGACCTGTCCGCGCAGCTCGTCCTGGCGCAGGCCGATCAGCGGGTCCTGTTCGGCCAGCCGGGTGAGCGCGAGGTGGAGTGCGCGCCGGTCGGCAGGGCTGCGGGGAACGACGACGGTCTCCAGGGTCGGGGGCGAGAAGTGACCCGCGTCGCCCGGCGTCCTCCGCGGTACGCCGACGCTGTCCCCGACGCGGATGTCCCCGAGTCCCCGGAGCTTGCCGATCCGCCCAGCGGTCACGGCCGGTTCCGGCACCGCCTCACCGCGGTCGAACACGCTGATCGCGGTGACCTTGGCCTCCTGGCCGTCGCGCAGGAGGACCCGGTCGCGGGTCCGCAACGTCCCGGAGAACAGCCGGACGTAGGCGGACTTCTCCCCGGCCGGGCCGCGTTCCACCTTGAAGACGGTGCCCGAGACCGGTCCGTCGGCCGCGCCCCCGGCCGGGGGCAGCAGTTCCCTGATCCCCGCGATCAGGTCCTCGACCCCCGCGCCCGTCATGGCCGACCCGAAGAACACCGGGTGCACCAGCGCCCGCCCGGTCTGACGCGCCAGGGCGTCGTGGAAGAGAGCGCGGGAGACCCGTCCCTCGACATACGCGGCCAGCAGCGCGTCGTCGTGCTCGGCGAGCAGATCCGTCCGTGCCGCACGGAGCCGGTCCGCGGTGAACCGGGTGAAGAGGGCGTCGCGGGTGCCCGGCCCGCGTACCTCGCCCATCGGGACGATCGCCGGGGTGAGCCGCTCGGCGATGTTCCGCAGCAGGGACGCGTAGCGGGCGCCGGCGCGGTCGATCTTGTTCACGAAGACGAGGGTGGGGATCAGCAGCCTCCGCAACGTCCGCATCAGCACGCGGGTCTGCGCCTGGACGCCCTCCACGGCCGAGATCACGAGCACGGCCCCGTCGAGCACGCTCAGGGCCCGCTCCACCTCGGCGATGAAGTCGGGGTGTCCGGGGGTGTCGATGAGGTTGACGGTGAAGTCGTCGCCGATCGTGAAGGAGACGACGGCGGACTTGATGGTGATACCGCGCTGCCGTTCGAGCGCGAGGGAATCGGTCTGCGTGCTTCCGTCGTCGACGCTGCCGATCTCGTCGATGACGCCGACCGTGTGGAGGAGACGCTCGGTCAGGCTTGTCTTACCGGCGTCCACGTGTGCCAGGATTCCGAGGTTGAGCAGGTGCACCGGGTGTCATGTCCTTCGAAGTGGGGGTGATTCCTTCCTGGGGCGGACATGAACGGTGTGCGCATCGCTGCTCCTTGATCCCGGTGGATGTGTCCCGTGCAGTGCAGCAGCCGCCCCGTCCCGGTGGCAACGGATTAACGGTCAACCAGTGCCCGGCGCGGCGGGGCCGTGCCGGAACGGCTGGCGGGCTCGGGGGGAGGAGCGGACCCTTGAGGGGAAACGGGCCCCTCGGACGGGCCGTGGTCCGCGACGAGCGGGTGAGCGGAGAGCGGGGCGAGCGATGCGTGAGATCCTCCCGGCGCTGAACCGGTGGTACAGGGCGGGCTCGCCCTTCGGCCTCGCCACGGTGGTCTCGGTCAGCCGGAGCGCGCCCCGCGACCCCGGAGCGGCGATGGCGGTGGGGCCGGGCGACGAGGTCGTGGGCAGCGTGTCCGGCGGCTGTGTCGAGGGCGCCGTCTTCGAGCTGGCCCGGGAGGTGGTGGCGTCCGGCGAGGCACGCGTGGAGACGTTCGGGTACAGCGACGAGGACGCGTTCGCCGTCGGCCTCACCTGTGGAGGCGAGATCAGCCTGCTGGTGCGCAGGGTGACGCCCGGCGAGGACCCCTCCTTCGGGGCGGTGGCCGAGTCGGTGGCCGCCGGGCGCGCGGTGACCGTGGCGACGGTGCTGGCGGGGCCCGCGCCGCTCGGCGCCGTCCGCGCCGTGTGGCCGGACGAGGCGGCCGGGTCACTGGGCTCGCCGGGCCTGGACGCGGCCGTCACCGCGGACGCCCGTGGTGAGCTCGCCCAGGGTGCCACCGTGCGGCGGCACTACGGACGGCACGGCGAGCGTCGTGAGGACGAGGTGACCGTCTTCCTGCAGTCCTTCGCCCCGCCGCCGCGCATGCTCGTCTTCGGGGCGATCGACTACGCCGCCGCGGTGGCCCGTGTCGGGGACTTCCTGGGGTACCGCGTCACGGTGTGCGACGCCCGGCCCGTCTTCGCGACGCCGAAGCGGTTCCCGGCGGGCGTGGAGGTGGTCGTCGACTGGCCGCACCGCTATCTGCGGGGGACGACGACCGACGCCCGCACGGTGATCTGCGTCCTCACCCACGACCCGAAGTTCGACGTGCCCCTGCTGGAGGAGGCGCTGCGCCGCCCGGCCGCGTACATCGGCGCGATGGGCAGCCGCCGCACCCATGACGACCGGACGAAACGGCTCGTCGAGGCGGGTGTCCGGCCGGACG
This region includes:
- a CDS encoding FGGY family carbohydrate kinase is translated as MVFDQAGGEVAKHQLEHTQILPRSGRVEHDPVEIWERTEAVIQHALRHGDLSGADLAAIGITNQRETTVVWDPPRRPSLRQRDRVAGHPHRLHRRGPGTLGPRRRDPPQVRPAAGHLLLRRQDQWILENVNGVREAAEKGHAVFGTTDCWVLWNLTGGPHGGVHATDVTNASRTMLMDLETPDWDDELLGFFGIPRAMLPTHRGHRLRGPVAA
- a CDS encoding RNA polymerase sigma factor; its protein translation is MSNDEIFAAAYREHYWAVSRYVARRLDGRSGDVEEVVAEVFTVAWRRRSDLPPSPLPWLYGVARHCLANAVRGYGRRRRLLDRLGNDESAHGRQVVESPDSGSPGDWVHEALARLSPGDQEILRLTAWEELGVDEVAVALGCGTRAAAMRLHRARRRLRAEIDRSHLTAVSAPATHSHDTPKEHGRG
- a CDS encoding translation factor GTPase family protein, with protein sequence MHLLNLGILAHVDAGKTSLTERLLHTVGVIDEIGSVDDGSTQTDSLALERQRGITIKSAVVSFTIGDDFTVNLIDTPGHPDFIAEVERALSVLDGAVLVISAVEGVQAQTRVLMRTLRRLLIPTLVFVNKIDRAGARYASLLRNIAERLTPAIVPMGEVRGPGTRDALFTRFTADRLRAARTDLLAEHDDALLAAYVEGRVSRALFHDALARQTGRALVHPVFFGSAMTGAGVEDLIAGIRELLPPAGGAADGPVSGTVFKVERGPAGEKSAYVRLFSGTLRTRDRVLLRDGQEAKVTAISVFDRGEAVPEPAVTAGRIGKLRGLGDIRVGDSVGVPRRTPGDAGHFSPPTLETVVVPRSPADRRALHLALTRLAEQDPLIGLRQDELRGQVSVSLYGEVQKEVLQATLADEFGVDVLFRETTPLCVERLVGSGTAVEFNGKDPNPFLATVGLRVDPAPPGAGVEFRLEVELGAMPYAFFKAVEDSVRETLAQGIHGWQVIDCTVTMTHCGYSPRQSHAHQGFDKSMSSTGADFRGVTPLVVMDALRAAGTRVHEPMDRFRLEVPSDTLGAVLPLLVREQAVPATTETRGTACVLEGSVPVARVHGLQQRLPGLTRGEGEWECAFDHYAPAAGGTVPERPRTDLNPLDRKEYLLNVTRRVGP
- a CDS encoding nuclear transport factor 2 family protein, producing the protein MGTTAGPAFDTEALRRGIEGHDAAKLLALYADDAEMRIVDSNTRPSHPMVKHGRGEIADLLNDVCGRDMTHTLDECVVQGDHVAFTESCTYPDGVRVLASSMMSLRDGKIVEQTLLQAWDE
- a CDS encoding MIP/aquaporin family protein; protein product: MKERFDRLGLVGEMAAEFVGTMVLILFGCAVVAQVVAGGALTTPPGGLGDHDSISWAWGIGVTMGVYVAARLSGAHLNPAVTVTLAAFKGFPWSKVAPYALAQTAGAFVAALLVRWNYTEALAKADPGHTVKTQTVFSTLPANGNPNLPVHEWGAFRDQVIGTALLLLLILAITDLLNTPPGANLGAFITGLVVVGIGMAWGTNAGYAINPARDFGPRLASFLTGYRGAWRDQYGNLYFWVPIIGPLVGGLLGGALYKGVVGRFLPAAEPEPPGRVPASKA
- a CDS encoding XdhC/CoxI family protein, with protein sequence MREILPALNRWYRAGSPFGLATVVSVSRSAPRDPGAAMAVGPGDEVVGSVSGGCVEGAVFELAREVVASGEARVETFGYSDEDAFAVGLTCGGEISLLVRRVTPGEDPSFGAVAESVAAGRAVTVATVLAGPAPLGAVRAVWPDEAAGSLGSPGLDAAVTADARGELAQGATVRRHYGRHGERREDEVTVFLQSFAPPPRMLVFGAIDYAAAVARVGDFLGYRVTVCDARPVFATPKRFPAGVEVVVDWPHRYLRGTTTDARTVICVLTHDPKFDVPLLEEALRRPAAYIGAMGSRRTHDDRTKRLVEAGVRPDELSRLRSPVGLDLGARTPEEVAVSVAAEIVALRWGGTGAPLTLTDGEIHPRGLGPPGAGTPEAVRGGVRAAPPEGVPGGVPAAPPEGAPARSPGAAATGTPTGRGAAAP
- a CDS encoding FGGY-family carbohydrate kinase produces the protein MKIIKNAAESETLARTVEDNGGVYFVPAFSGLFAPYWRSDARGAIVGLARYNDGGHLARATLEAICYQSRDVVEAMEQDSGVHLDVLKVDGGVTANDLCMQIQADVLGVPVSRPAVTETTALGAAYAAGLATGFWRDPDELRTHWRESRRWEPRWSEDRREEGYAGWKKAVRRTLDWAAVE
- a CDS encoding ABC transporter ATP-binding protein; amino-acid sequence: MTIAGTQAEPPAWRLLLAYVRPYRWALFAGALLALATGGTGLLLPLVARGLIEDLSHDRPIGRALLGMAALVVTNTAVGALGSYVLRRTAESVVLGARRALSSYLLRLRIPAVDRSEPGDLMARITSDTTLLREVTTDSLVGIGTGGLTLVATVVMMGLVDPVLLAVTLGVILCAGTVLGLIVPRINRASKQAQDAVGLMGAALERILGALRTIKASGAEHREERAIHAAAEESWRQSVRAAKWSAAAGNTAGLAMQIAFITVLAVGGARVATGAIGVGTLVAFLLYVFYLMSPIQQVVGAVTQYQTGAAALARIQEALRLPAEPASLPAPLPTTGSAPASLAFDDVRFRYADDLQYVHHGVTFAVPARGMTAFVGPSGAGKTTVFSLIERFYDPESGVITVDGRPLEDWNLSQLRSAIGYVEQDAPVLSGSLRDNLLLGNPEADEAELTRVVGTTRLDTLVDRLPRGLDTLVGHRGTKLSGGERQRVAIGRALLRRPRLLLLDEATSQLDAVNEAALRDTVADVARTTTVLVVAHRLSTVTMADRIVVMDAGRVRAVGTHRELVAGDPLYAELAATQFLATAG
- the ctaD gene encoding aa3-type cytochrome oxidase subunit I, which encodes MESTIVTTPPAAVAGRPRRPGSAAVRWLTTTDHKTIGTLYLVTAFGFFCVGGVMALLMRAELARPGLQIMSNEQFNQAFTMHGTIMLLMFATPLFAGFANWIMPLQIGAPDVAFPRLNMLAYWLYLLGSLIAVGGFLTPQGAADFGWFAYAPLSDAVHSPGAGADMWIMGLALSGFGTILGAVNFITTIICMRAPGMTMFRMPIFVWNVLLTGVLVLLAFPVLAAALFALEADRKFGAHVFDAANGGVLLWQHLFWFFGHPEVYIIALPFFGIISEVIPVFSRKPMFGYMGLIGATIAIAGLSVTVWAHHMYVTGGVLLPFFSFMTFLIAVPTGVKFFNWIGTMWKGSLSFETPMLWATGFLITFVFGGLTGVMLASPPIDFHVSDSYFVVAHFHYVVFGTVVFAMFSGFHFWWPKMTGKMLDERLGKITFWTLFVGFHGTFLVQHWLGANGMQRRIPDYLAVEGLTTLNTVSTIFSFLLGSSLLPFLYNVWKTAKYGERVEADDPWGYGRSLEWATSCPPPRHNFHTLPRIRSESPAFDLHHPETGAVRPLPETARGGSR
- a CDS encoding CU044_5270 family protein — encoded protein: MADELDLLRRANPVPSDDARFHDRPLDQHAERRLNRLLHGGRPRRLRRWVLSVGTAAAVGVTVLTLLLSGSATAPAVAAPRPLRIESGSTPVPLGRIAARAAADRSQRLRQGTHVQTWSLSMTSGPDARRAVTVPEERVIRWQPDGSHTELVVATDPRRPGRPVITGADPVPRSVEDGHVLSRRTFPPSWSDAPPQAAPPHDTARLRAYLDELDRTGPLGTSELLDAVSELLDNWTLGSRENAALARLLADAKGLRPAGAVTDRLGRPGQAYVYEDTAHAVRRMLILNPVTGAVLGLEDTVTKDDPQDGVRSGDVMSYRAWMR